In Polyangium spumosum, the DNA window GGCGTGGCCTCGTCGCAGGGCGAGCAGGTCGGGCCGCAGAGCGTGTTGGTGTCACAGGGGGCGCAGAGCGCGGCCGAGTTGCAGTAGTACCCGTTGTCGCAGCCGCTGTTCCCCCCCTGATCGGCGAACTCGCGCCTGCACTGCTTGCAGACGCCGAGATCATCGTACGAGGGGTTGCCGCTCAGGGTCTGGAAAAACGCGGTCGAGGGGAAGGCCGTGAAGCTCAGATCGTTCAGCTTGGTGATCGGCGGCACGTTCGCTTCTCGCTCGAAGTCCACGAAGTCCCCGATGAAGTAGGACATCTCGAGCGCTGCGTGCTCGGTGAGCTGGACGTAGAGGATCTCGATCGGGTAGAGGCCGGCATTCTGGAAGGTGACCTGGTTCGTCAAGCGCCACGTGGCCGCGCCGAGTACGGGCGCGCGCGTGACGACGTTGTAGATCCCCTTTTGCTTGTCGTAGATGGTGAGGCTGACGGCGTCGTCCGAGTAAAACCCGAAGTGAATGGGCTGGTTGACCCAATTCGCGGGGACGTTGAGGTAGCCACGCAGGCGGCTGCCGAACCTCGTCGACGTGTCGTTCACGAAGAAATCGCAGCCGCCCGTCTTGCAGCCCTGATCGAGAGCTACGTCGATGAAGTCGCCGTAGCTCACCTTGTCGATGCTGGCGTTGTTGTTGGACAGATCGAGCAACGTGCGGATGACGTGCTCGGTGCGATCGACGGCGTGGGCCTCGATGAAGGCATTGACCGCGCCCGTGTAGTTGTCGACCACGTCGCCGAACTCGTTCACGCTCGCCGCGATCGCCGACGCCGCGCAGAGGCCCGTTCCCAGGCCGTCCAGCGGGTCCGACACGCCTTCGGGGATCGTGACCGGCGCAGCGCTCGCGACGCGAGGAGCCATCGCGGCGAGGGCGACTGAAGCAAGCAGGATTCGTCTGAGGTCCATGGCACCGTCGGCCTTCGCGCCGCACTGCGCGGCACAGCCGCGACCCTACCATGAACCCTGTGATCCAGACAAGATCCGGGCCTCACCCGCGCGCCGGGGAGAAGACCGCGCGCGGGCAGGAAATCTCACATCGTGATCGCCACGTGTGTTCGCGTCAGAACCACTCGGGTCGTACGCGATCGTAAGAGTCTTCCCCGCTGCGGCAGAGCTGCGCGAGGTAGCCGACGCGCGCGAGCTCGGTGCGAATCCAGTACTGCGCGGCGGACGCGATGCCCTCGTAGAAATCGTGATCCGCCGGGCGATCCTGCCGGCTTCGTTGCGCGGCGGCGGCGAGGCGCAGCCACGTCCAGCCGATCACCGTGGTCCCCGCGAGGTCGAGGTAATCGGCGCTGTGCAGGAGCATGCCTCGGACGTCACCCTGCGCGCCGAGGGCGCCGAGGTGCAGCGTGACCTGCCGCATGGCCATCGCCGCGCCCTCGACGCGCCCGACGAGATCGGCGCTCACGCCGGCGTCCCGCGCGCCGTCGCAGGTGGCCGCGATCTCCTCGAGCAGCGCCGCGAACGCGGCCCCGCCCGCCGTCGGGACCTTGCGGCCGAGCAGGTCGAGCGCCTGGATGCCCGTCGTGCCCTCGTGGATGCTGTTGAGCTTCTGATCCCGCAGCCAGGCCTCGGGCAGGTACTCGCTCGTGTAGCCGTAGCCGCCGAGGATCTGCACGGCGAGCGTGTTCGATTCGAAGCCTCGCTCGGCCGGAAAGCTCTTGGCGATGGGCGTGAGCAGGTCGAGCAGCATCGCGGCGCGCCCACGCGCCTGCTCGTCGATTCCGTGCTCGGCGAGATCCGAGAGGCGCGCGGTGAGCCCGAGCAGGGCGAGGCTGCCCCACGTGATGGCCTTCTGGCGCAGGAGCATGCGGCGGACGTCGGCGTGCTCGATGATGGGGATCTGCGGGGCGCGCGGGTCCTTGTCGCCGAGCTTGCGGCCCTGGGGCCGCGTCTTCGCGTATTCGAGCGACTCGTGGAAGGCGACCGAGGCCGTGGCGGCGCCATTCATGCCGACCATGAGCCGGGCCTCGTTCATCATCTGAAACATGTACGAAATGCCGCGGTGAGGCTCGCCGACGAGATAACCATGGCAATCACCCGCCTCGCCGAAATTCAGGGCGAGGCTCGGCAGGCCGCGCCAGCCGATCTTGTGGATCACGCCGGCGACCTCGACGTCGTTCGGGACGAGTTTCCCCGCCTCGGGACGTAATCTCGGGACGGCGAAGAGGCTGACGCCCTTGATGCCGGGCGGCGCGCCGTCGATGCGGGCGAGCGTGAGGTGGACGATGTTCTCCGTGAGGTCGTGATCGCCGGCCGAAATGAAGATCTTCGAGCCCTTGACGAGGTAGTGCCCGTTCTCGGTGGGGGTGGCGCGGGTCTCGACGTCGCTCAGGCTGCTGCCGGCCTGGGGCTCGGTGAGGGCCATGGTGCCGGTCCACTCGCCGCGATAAAGCGGGCCCATGAAGCGCTGCTTCAGGTCGTCCGAGCCGAACGACTCGAGCAGGCGCGCGGCGCCCGTGGTGAGGCCGAGATACGCGTACGCCGAGAGGTTCGCCGCCATGAGGTAACTCGTGGCGAAGGAGGCGACGGTGAGGGGCAAGGTCTGGCCATACGCCTCGGGCGGGCGCGTCGCCGACAGGACGCCGAGCTCGACGAGGCGAGGATAGATGTCGTGCATGGCGCGGTGGACACGCACGCGGCCGTCTTCGAGGCGCGGTGGGGCCTCATCCATCGGCTTGTAGGCGGGGAACAGGACCTCGCGCGCGAGCCTGCGCGCGGCGCCGAGGTAGATGCCCACGGTCTCGCGCGTGTGCTCCGAGAAATCCGGCAGCGCGAGCAGGGCGTCGAGGTCGAGCACCTCGAAGAGGAGGAAGTCGACGAATCGATCGCTGACGAGGGGGTTCGTGGAGACGGAGGGCATCGCGCGGCGCACGTGACCCGAGCCGCGAGGTGGCGTCAAGGGTGGGGCGCGAAGGCCGAGGCGACGGGCGCGGCGGCGCGCGGCGCGAGCGACGTGGGCACGATGAACGAGGGATCGATCGGCGTGCCATTGACGAGCATCTTGAAGGCCGCGTAACGCGGGGCGCGCGACTCCCAGAGCGTGAAGCCGAGCGAGGCGTGGCGCAGGTCCTGCACCCAGGCCGCGAGGGGGCCGTCCCAGGCCGCGCCGAAGCTCGGGAGCGAGCGGGCGAGGCGGTCGTACTCGGCGATCGCCTCGTCGTGCTCGTGGATGATGCGGCGCACGGCTTCCATCATGGAGAGCCCGTGCTCTTCGCGGAGCGCGAGGATCACGTTGACGTAACCCGAGGCCCAGTCCTTGCCGAGGCTCCAGATGTCATTGCCGAGGCCGACGATCTTGCCGGAGAGCTCTTTCAAGGCATGCACCACCTCGTGCGCGTGAACGTCGCGCGGGAGCTCGACGCCGCGGGCGTATTCGAGCAGGTGACCCGTGGCGGCCATTCCAATCGTGTCGACCCGCGAGCGGAGCGCCTCTTCGTAGGTGACGCGGGCGAGGCCGGCGCGGCGCTGCTTCGAGGTGCGCGCTTCCTTCAGCGCGGCGTCGCTCCAGGCGTCCATGGCCTCGCAGAGGGTCTCCATCCAGGCGGGGCTCATGGTCGCGGCGAGCTCGCGCAGCAGGGCCGACCAGGTGGCGCCGAAGAGGGTGGTGACGCCCGATGCGCTCGGCTCGAGCACGGAAGGGCCACGAAAGGGGAACGTCCGCTCGCGGCCCTCGACGTCGACGTCGTCCCAGAGCAACCAGAGCGAGAGGTACTTCGCGAGCAGCAAGAGCTCGCGCGGCCCGGCGTGCGGGAACGGCATGCCCGCGTAATCGGCCGGCGCGAACGTGCGGACGATCCAGATCGAGCGCTCGCCGAAGCCGAGCTCCCGGAACCACGCGAGCGTCTCCTCCTCGATCCGCGCCGCGTGCACGTTCACCAATGGATCCGGCCACCAGTGGCGCGGGATCCCGAGCGCGAGGTCCGGCGCGCGTGGCGCCGTGATCTCCCTGGCAGGACAAACGGTGATGGCCTCGTCGAGCCTTTCGCTTGCTGCATGCATGTGCCGCCCCCCAAAATCGCTCAAGCGCTGCGCTGCATCGAATCTCGTCGCTCGACCTCGGCGAGCCAGGCGCGCGCCTCGGCTTCGCCCTCGAAAAACTTGATCTGCCCACGCAGATCGACGTGGAGCAATCGAATGGCTTTCGTTATCATG includes these proteins:
- a CDS encoding acyl-CoA dehydrogenase; this translates as MPSVSTNPLVSDRFVDFLLFEVLDLDALLALPDFSEHTRETVGIYLGAARRLAREVLFPAYKPMDEAPPRLEDGRVRVHRAMHDIYPRLVELGVLSATRPPEAYGQTLPLTVASFATSYLMAANLSAYAYLGLTTGAARLLESFGSDDLKQRFMGPLYRGEWTGTMALTEPQAGSSLSDVETRATPTENGHYLVKGSKIFISAGDHDLTENIVHLTLARIDGAPPGIKGVSLFAVPRLRPEAGKLVPNDVEVAGVIHKIGWRGLPSLALNFGEAGDCHGYLVGEPHRGISYMFQMMNEARLMVGMNGAATASVAFHESLEYAKTRPQGRKLGDKDPRAPQIPIIEHADVRRMLLRQKAITWGSLALLGLTARLSDLAEHGIDEQARGRAAMLLDLLTPIAKSFPAERGFESNTLAVQILGGYGYTSEYLPEAWLRDQKLNSIHEGTTGIQALDLLGRKVPTAGGAAFAALLEEIAATCDGARDAGVSADLVGRVEGAAMAMRQVTLHLGALGAQGDVRGMLLHSADYLDLAGTTVIGWTWLRLAAAAQRSRQDRPADHDFYEGIASAAQYWIRTELARVGYLAQLCRSGEDSYDRVRPEWF
- a CDS encoding terpene synthase family protein — its product is MHAASERLDEAITVCPAREITAPRAPDLALGIPRHWWPDPLVNVHAARIEEETLAWFRELGFGERSIWIVRTFAPADYAGMPFPHAGPRELLLLAKYLSLWLLWDDVDVEGRERTFPFRGPSVLEPSASGVTTLFGATWSALLRELAATMSPAWMETLCEAMDAWSDAALKEARTSKQRRAGLARVTYEEALRSRVDTIGMAATGHLLEYARGVELPRDVHAHEVVHALKELSGKIVGLGNDIWSLGKDWASGYVNVILALREEHGLSMMEAVRRIIHEHDEAIAEYDRLARSLPSFGAAWDGPLAAWVQDLRHASLGFTLWESRAPRYAAFKMLVNGTPIDPSFIVPTSLAPRAAAPVASAFAPHP